The Palaemon carinicauda isolate YSFRI2023 chromosome 43, ASM3689809v2, whole genome shotgun sequence genomic sequence GACATAACAATAGTCatagccattgccattgccatagccaaagccatagccatagtcttagccatagccatagccatagccacacagacatagccatagacatagacattgccCGAGCtagaaccatagccatagccatagacatagatatagccatagacatagccatagccatagccctatatatagcaatagacatagccatagacaaagccatagccagagacttagatatagccatagacatagtcatagccatagctatagccagagATATAGCCATGGACAAAGTCATAGCCAGAGATTAGCCGTAGTCGTACCCATGGACGTGGACTtttacatagccatagccatagacatagacatagacatagacatggacatggACATGTCCATGGGTATACCCATaaacatatccatagccatagccatagccatagacatagagagagacataaccatagacatagacatagccataaccatagccatagacatagacttacACAGCCATAGCtgaagatatagacatagccatagccatagccatagacagagcaatagacagagccatagacatagccatagccatagacatagccatagccatagacatagccataatcatagccatagccatagccagagcatcCATAGCactagccatagacatacacatagccatagccatagccatagccttaaaCATAGCAATAcacatagacttagacatagccatagacatagacataactatAGATAGAGacagagctatagccatagccatagccatagacatagccatagacatagacttagccatagtcatagccatagaaacacccatagccttagccatagctatagacattgacattgacagagccatagccatagccaatgccatagccatagccatagccatagccatagacattgccatagccatagtcatagccatagctatagatatagccatagtcatagccataaacatagatatagccatagccatagacatagacagaaatagacatagcaatagccatagtcatagccatagccatagacatagacagagacatagaaATAGATttagacataaacatagccatagccatagccatagacatggttatagtcataggcatagccatagacgtagcctTAGCCGTAgcctagccatagacatagacagagccatagccatactcatagccatagccctagacagagacagagccatagccatagtaatagccatagccatagctatagccatagccatagccttaaccATAgtcaaagacatagccatagccttagtcatagacatagacattgccgaagccatagccaaagccatatccATGATaacatagacatagccttagccatagccatagacatagctttAGCCGTACCCATAGCCGTagacgtagccatagacatagacagagacatagccatagacatggccataatcatagccatagccatagacatacccatagccatagccatagctctagccgtagccgtagccatagccatagacgtagcTATAGCTGTAGCGAAGGcggtagccatagacatagacttagacatagccatagccatagacatagacatagacatagccttagccatagccagggtatacatagccatagacatagccatagccatagccatagccattgccataaccatagacaaagttatagacgtagacatagacatagacatagcaatagtcatagacagacatagacatagacatacacatatacatagccatagccattgacatagacatagccagagccgtagccatagacatagtcatagccatagccatagccatagctatagtcaTAGTTGTAGCCATAGCAgtagctatagacatagacatagccatagaaatAGATATAGACTTGGTAGCCATGgtagacaaagacatagccatagccatagccatatccatagacaaagacatagtcatagccatagtcatagacatagccatagccatagacatagccagagacaAAGCCATAGCACTAGCCAatgccatagacatagatatagccataggcatagccatagacatacacatagacatagacagacaggCATAAACACAGACAGAGCCATAGCTATAGACCTAGCCAGAGACATAGactagccatagctatagacatagacagagacatagccatagccaaagacatagacatagccatagccatagccatggtacacatatacatagacacaagccatagatatatatatatatatagccatagacatagccatagccatagccattgccattgctatagccatagccagagtCATAGCCATAGTTATGGCCATAGCcacacagacatagccatagccatagacatagaaatagccagagccgtagccatagccgtagcaatAGCTATAGCCTTAGCCAATGATGTAGCCttagctgtagccgtagccatagtcaTAGCGCAAGCTGTAACCATAGCCTAACtctagacatagacatacacatagacatagcattagccatagacatagacatagacatggacatagccatagccatagccataaccatagccatggtagacatagccgtagccatagctatagccatagacatagccatagccatagccaaagctctagacatagccatagacatagccatagccatagccagagacatagccatagccatagccatagccatagacttagacatagacagacatagacataaacatacaGGTAGActttgccatagccatagccatagacatggacctagatatagccatagccatagacatagacatagccatagccattgccatagacatagacataaccatagacaaagttatagatatagccatagacaaagacatagacatagacatagcaataggtatagactgacatagacatagacatacacatagccatagacatagatatacacctagccatatccatagccatggtttacatagatatagccatagccatagccagatacatagacatagccatagccatagccagagccatagacatagacatagccatagccacagaaagacatagccatagccatgaccATAGACAAAACCATAGCcttagccaaagccatagacatagatatagccatagacatagacatagacagacataaacatacacatagccatagtcatagacatagccatagacatagactcaGCCATGGttgacatatacatagacatagcagTAGCTATATCCGTAGCCATAGACATAACAATAGTCatagccattgccattgccatagccaaagccatagccatagtcttagccatagccatagccatagccacacagacatagccatagacatagacattgccCGAGCtagaaccatagccatagccatagacatagatatagccatagacatagccatagccatagccctatatatagcaatagacatagccatagacaaagccatagccagagacttagatatagccatagacatagtcatagccatagctatagccagagATATAGCCATGGACAAAGTCATAGCCAGAGATTAGCCGTAGTCGTACCCATGGACGTGGACTtttacatagccatagccatagacatagacatagacatagacatggacatggACATGTCCATGGGTATACCCATaaacatatccatagccatagccatagccatagacatagagagagacataaccatagacatagacatagccataaccatagccatagacatagacttacACAGCCATAGCtgaagatatagacatagccatagccatagccatagacagagcaatagacagagccatagacatagccatagccatagacatagccatagccatagacatagccataatcatagccatagccatagccagagcatcCATAGCactagccatagacatacacatagccatagccatagccatagccttaaaCATAGCAATAcacatagacttagacatagccatagacatagacataactatAGATAGAGacagagctatagccatagccatagccatagacatagccatagacatagacttagccatagtcatagccatagaaacacccatagccttagccatagctatagacattgacattgacagagccatagccatagccaatgccatagccatagccatagccatagccatagacattgccatagccatagtcatagccatagctatagatatagccatagtcatagccataaacatagatatagccatagccatagacatagacagaaatagacatagcaatagccatagtcatagccatagccatagacatagacagagacatagaaATAGATttagacataaacatagccatagccatagccatagacatggttatagtcataggcatagccatagacgtagcctTAGCCGTAgcctagccatagacatagacagagccatagccatactcatagccatagccctagacagagacagagccatagccatagtaatagccatagccatagctatagccatagccatagccttaaccATAgtcaaagacatagccatagccttagtcatagacatagacattgccgaagccatagccaaagccatatccATGATaacatagacatagccttagccatagccatagacatagctttAGCCGTACCCATAGCCGTagacgt encodes the following:
- the LOC137633521 gene encoding keratin-associated protein 6-2-like, which gives rise to MAMAMSMSMSMSMANAMSMCMSMSRCYGFVSGYVYGYGYVYDYGYDYVFVYGYGYGYGYVFVYHGYQVYIYFYGYVYVYSYCYGYNYDYSYGYGYGYDYVYGYGSGYVYSYGYGYGYVYGYGYDYGHVYGYVSVYVYGYVYGYGYG